From the Bacteroidia bacterium genome, one window contains:
- a CDS encoding OmpA family protein: MKKIYFIFTIVALTAATTVFAKAKDKDQKKDFQKAEDLFNNNLFSQALPIYLSIDSTEKDNYNLDFKIGVCYLNAPIDNEKSVPYLERAAANTSADYKEGSLKEKNAPIEASYFLGRAYHLNYQFDSAIAQFQKYKTFLDSVKDKSIEADVNHQIDMCNTGKILVASPVNIKVDNLGATVNSKYADYSPVVSADESTLIFTSRRKGSTGGKLDVDGKYFEDIYISYKENGAWSTPQNIGPPINTDGHEASIGLSVDGQTVFIYKDDQGDGNIYTSRLLGTEWTTPQKLNENINTKYWEPSASISADGNLLFFTSNRPGGYGGRDIYMSKKLPNGEWGKAINLGPKINTQYDEDAPYIHPDGKTLYFSSTGHNTMGGFDIFYSTLSDSGTWSDPVNMGYPVNSTGDDIFYVPTADGKRAYYSSFKKEGYGEKDIYMLTYPDKKEQPLTVYTGVVKSIYGDVPDGTEIDVTDSATGEIVGQYYPNSSTGKYLFILPPGKTYHITYQADNFLFQTENMEVPTNSAYQIINKPVVLAPIEVGQKIVLKNIFFASGQSKLAVGSQEELNKLIALMKRYPQLVAEISGHTDSQGRSDMNLKLSQKRAEAVVAYMVEQGIEEKRLSAKGYGDTQPIAINKNTDGSWNWNGMALNRRFEFKILSTKGELNVVEKIKVPEKLQLKEKK; this comes from the coding sequence ATGAAAAAAATTTATTTTATTTTTACCATTGTTGCGCTTACAGCAGCAACAACCGTTTTTGCAAAAGCAAAAGACAAGGATCAAAAAAAAGATTTTCAGAAGGCGGAAGATTTGTTCAATAACAATTTATTTTCTCAGGCTTTGCCCATTTACCTAAGCATTGACTCTACCGAAAAAGACAATTACAATTTGGATTTTAAAATTGGCGTTTGCTATTTAAACGCTCCAATAGACAATGAAAAATCGGTTCCTTATTTAGAAAGAGCGGCAGCAAATACGTCCGCAGATTACAAAGAAGGAAGTTTGAAAGAAAAAAATGCTCCTATCGAAGCTTCTTATTTTTTAGGTCGCGCGTACCATCTCAATTATCAATTTGATTCTGCCATTGCTCAGTTTCAGAAATACAAAACATTTTTAGATTCAGTAAAAGATAAATCCATCGAAGCGGATGTGAATCACCAAATTGATATGTGCAATACGGGAAAAATATTAGTAGCCTCACCGGTAAATATTAAAGTAGATAACCTTGGAGCTACTGTCAATTCTAAGTATGCCGATTATTCTCCAGTAGTTTCCGCAGACGAATCAACGCTTATTTTTACTTCTAGAAGAAAAGGCAGTACTGGCGGAAAATTAGACGTAGACGGAAAATATTTCGAAGACATTTATATCTCGTACAAAGAAAATGGCGCTTGGTCTACTCCGCAAAATATTGGACCTCCCATCAACACAGATGGACACGAAGCGAGTATCGGACTTTCCGTAGATGGACAAACTGTTTTTATTTACAAAGATGATCAGGGAGACGGAAACATTTACACCAGTCGTTTGTTGGGTACAGAGTGGACTACTCCTCAAAAATTAAATGAAAATATCAATACCAAATATTGGGAACCAAGTGCCAGCATTAGTGCCGATGGAAATTTACTTTTCTTTACGAGTAATCGTCCCGGAGGCTATGGAGGTCGCGATATCTACATGAGTAAAAAATTGCCAAATGGCGAATGGGGAAAAGCAATCAATTTGGGTCCGAAAATAAATACGCAGTACGATGAAGATGCTCCTTACATCCATCCCGACGGGAAAACACTTTATTTCAGTTCCACAGGACACAATACGATGGGCGGTTTCGATATTTTTTACAGCACGCTTTCCGATAGTGGAACGTGGTCAGATCCTGTAAACATGGGTTATCCAGTCAATTCTACTGGCGATGATATTTTCTACGTGCCTACGGCAGATGGAAAAAGAGCATATTATTCTTCTTTCAAAAAGGAAGGTTACGGCGAAAAAGATATTTATATGTTGACGTACCCTGATAAAAAAGAACAGCCTCTAACTGTTTATACAGGTGTTGTAAAAAGTATTTATGGAGATGTACCGGATGGCACCGAAATTGATGTAACCGACAGTGCTACTGGCGAAATTGTGGGTCAATATTATCCGAATTCCAGCACTGGAAAATATTTATTTATCCTTCCTCCGGGAAAAACGTACCACATCACCTATCAAGCCGATAATTTTTTGTTTCAAACAGAAAATATGGAAGTGCCAACGAATTCTGCTTATCAAATAATTAATAAACCTGTTGTTTTAGCTCCTATAGAAGTAGGACAAAAAATTGTTTTGAAAAATATTTTTTTCGCATCCGGACAATCTAAATTAGCTGTAGGATCCCAAGAAGAATTGAATAAATTAATTGCGCTGATGAAACGATATCCGCAATTAGTGGCTGAAATTTCAGGACATACCGACTCACAAGGAAGATCTGATATGAATTTAAAATTATCTCAAAAACGTGCCGAAGCAGTTGTGGCGTATATGGTGGAACAAGGGATAGAAGAAAAAAGACTCAGTGCCAAAGGCTACGGAGATACACAACCCATTGCCATCAATAAAAATACCGATGGCTCTTGGAATTGGAATGGAATGGCGTTAAACAGACGATTTGAATTTAAAATTTTAAGTACGAAAGGCGAACTCAATGTGGTTGAAAAAATTAAAGTTCCAGAAAAGTTACAACTCAAAGAAAAAAAATAA